Proteins from one Falco naumanni isolate bFalNau1 chromosome 2, bFalNau1.pat, whole genome shotgun sequence genomic window:
- the CLNS1A gene encoding methylosome subunit pICln isoform X2, translated as MVEEGGGGGAMSFLKRFPPPAEGVRHQQPDTEAVLAGRTLGTGTLYIAESRLSWLENSGVGFSLDYPTISLHAVSRDVNAYPWEHLYVVVNAKFEEETKAAPMAEGEEEEEEDSDDDVEPIAEFRFVPSDKSSLEAMFSAMCECQALHPDPDDEDSDNDYEGEEYDVEAHELGQGDIPTFYTYEEGLSHLTAEGQATLERLEGMLAQSVSSQYNMAGVRTEDSIREFEDGMEVDIAPVVAGQFEDAEVDH; from the exons ATGGTGGAGGAGGGAGGCGGCGGTGGCGCCATGAGTTTCCTCAAGCGGTTCCCGCCGCCGGCCGAGGGCGTTCGCCACCAGCAGCCTGACACGGAGGCTGTGCTGGCGGGGCGCACCCTGGGCACCGGCACACTCTACATCGCCGAGAG TCGCCTGTCTTGGCTGGAAAACTCCGGAGTTGGGTTCTCCTTGGATTATCCCACTATAAGTTTACATGCAGTCTCCAGGGACGTGAACGCTTACCCATGGGAGCACTTGTACGTCGTGGTGAATGCCAAATTCGAAG AGGAGACAAAAGCGGCTCCTATGGctgaaggggaggaggaagaggaggaagacagtGATGACGATGTTGAACCAATTGCAGAATTCAGATTTGTACCTAGCGACAAATCATCCT TGGAAGCCATGTTTTCAGCGATGTGTGAGTGCCAAGCTCTGCACCCAGACCCAGATGATGAAGATTCAGACAATGATTATGAAGGGGAGGAGTACGATGTTGAGGCCCATG AGCTAGGACAAGGTGACATCCCGACCTTTTACACTTACGAAGAAGGGTTGTCGCATTTAACTGCAGAAGGTCAGGCCACTCTGGAGAGGTTGGAAGGCATGTTAGCCCAGTCGGTTAGCAGTCAGTACAACATGGCTGGAGTGAGAACAGAAGACTCAATAAGGGAGTTTGAAG atgggaTGGAGGTGGACATAGCACCAGTAGTTGCGGGGCAGTTTGAAGATGCAGAAGTCGATCACTGA
- the CLNS1A gene encoding methylosome subunit pICln isoform X1 translates to MVEEGGGGGAMSFLKRFPPPAEGVRHQQPDTEAVLAGRTLGTGTLYIAESRLSWLENSGVGFSLDYPTISLHAVSRDVNAYPWEHLYVVVNAKFEEEETKAAPMAEGEEEEEEDSDDDVEPIAEFRFVPSDKSSLEAMFSAMCECQALHPDPDDEDSDNDYEGEEYDVEAHELGQGDIPTFYTYEEGLSHLTAEGQATLERLEGMLAQSVSSQYNMAGVRTEDSIREFEDGMEVDIAPVVAGQFEDAEVDH, encoded by the exons ATGGTGGAGGAGGGAGGCGGCGGTGGCGCCATGAGTTTCCTCAAGCGGTTCCCGCCGCCGGCCGAGGGCGTTCGCCACCAGCAGCCTGACACGGAGGCTGTGCTGGCGGGGCGCACCCTGGGCACCGGCACACTCTACATCGCCGAGAG TCGCCTGTCTTGGCTGGAAAACTCCGGAGTTGGGTTCTCCTTGGATTATCCCACTATAAGTTTACATGCAGTCTCCAGGGACGTGAACGCTTACCCATGGGAGCACTTGTACGTCGTGGTGAATGCCAAATTCGAAG AAGAGGAGACAAAAGCGGCTCCTATGGctgaaggggaggaggaagaggaggaagacagtGATGACGATGTTGAACCAATTGCAGAATTCAGATTTGTACCTAGCGACAAATCATCCT TGGAAGCCATGTTTTCAGCGATGTGTGAGTGCCAAGCTCTGCACCCAGACCCAGATGATGAAGATTCAGACAATGATTATGAAGGGGAGGAGTACGATGTTGAGGCCCATG AGCTAGGACAAGGTGACATCCCGACCTTTTACACTTACGAAGAAGGGTTGTCGCATTTAACTGCAGAAGGTCAGGCCACTCTGGAGAGGTTGGAAGGCATGTTAGCCCAGTCGGTTAGCAGTCAGTACAACATGGCTGGAGTGAGAACAGAAGACTCAATAAGGGAGTTTGAAG atgggaTGGAGGTGGACATAGCACCAGTAGTTGCGGGGCAGTTTGAAGATGCAGAAGTCGATCACTGA